Proteins encoded by one window of Deinococcus radiodurans R1 = ATCC 13939 = DSM 20539:
- the aceA gene encoding isocitrate lyase, giving the protein MTPTPKTPAEILEKTWQTEERWQGIKRNYTAEDVVRLRGSLPIEYTLAKHGANKLWQQMKEMPFVNALGALTGNQAMQQVKAGLKAIYLSGWQVAGDANNAGQMYPDQSLYPASSVPDVVKRINNTLRRADQIQTSEGKNDIDYFVPIVADAEAGFGGPLNAFELMKAMIEAGAAGVHFEDQLASEKKCGHLGGKVLVPTSQFIRTLNAARLAADVSGVPTVLIARTDADAANLLTSDVDDNDKPFCTGERTPEGFFYVKPGIDQAISRALAYAPYADVIWCETSVPNLEDAKKFADAVHAQFPGKLLAYNCSPSFNWKKNLDDETIAKFQVELGKMGYKFQFITLAGFHALNMSMFDLAYGYARKQMSAFVELQEREFAAQERGFTAVRHQREVGTGYFDLVSQAAGGGQSSTTALAGSTEAEQFAHH; this is encoded by the coding sequence ATGACCCCCACCCCCAAAACCCCCGCCGAAATCCTGGAAAAGACCTGGCAGACCGAAGAGCGCTGGCAGGGCATCAAGCGCAACTACACCGCCGAGGACGTCGTCCGCCTGCGCGGCAGCCTGCCCATCGAGTACACCCTCGCCAAGCACGGCGCCAACAAACTGTGGCAACAGATGAAGGAAATGCCCTTCGTCAACGCGCTCGGCGCCCTGACCGGAAACCAGGCGATGCAGCAGGTCAAGGCCGGCCTCAAGGCCATCTACCTGTCGGGCTGGCAGGTCGCCGGTGACGCCAACAACGCGGGCCAGATGTACCCCGACCAGAGCCTCTACCCCGCCAGCAGCGTGCCGGACGTCGTCAAGCGCATCAACAACACCCTGCGCCGCGCCGACCAGATTCAGACCAGCGAGGGCAAGAACGACATCGACTACTTCGTGCCGATTGTCGCCGACGCCGAAGCGGGTTTCGGTGGCCCCCTCAACGCCTTTGAACTCATGAAGGCCATGATCGAAGCGGGCGCCGCCGGCGTGCACTTCGAAGACCAGCTCGCCAGCGAGAAGAAGTGTGGTCACCTCGGCGGCAAGGTGCTCGTGCCCACCAGCCAGTTCATCCGCACCCTGAACGCGGCCCGTCTCGCCGCCGACGTGAGCGGCGTGCCCACCGTCCTGATTGCCCGCACCGACGCCGACGCCGCCAACCTGCTGACCAGCGACGTCGACGACAACGACAAGCCGTTCTGCACCGGTGAGCGCACCCCCGAAGGCTTCTTCTACGTCAAGCCCGGCATCGACCAGGCCATCAGCCGCGCCCTGGCCTACGCTCCTTACGCCGACGTGATCTGGTGCGAAACCAGCGTCCCCAACCTGGAAGACGCCAAGAAGTTCGCCGACGCCGTGCACGCCCAGTTCCCCGGCAAGCTGCTCGCCTACAACTGCTCGCCCTCCTTCAACTGGAAGAAGAACCTGGACGACGAAACCATCGCCAAGTTCCAGGTCGAACTCGGCAAGATGGGCTACAAGTTCCAGTTCATCACCCTGGCCGGCTTCCACGCGCTGAACATGAGCATGTTCGACCTCGCCTACGGCTACGCCCGTAAGCAGATGAGCGCCTTCGTGGAACTTCAGGAGCGTGAATTCGCGGCCCAGGAACGCGGCTTCACCGCCGTGCGCCACCAGCGCGAAGTCGGCACCGGCTACTTCGACCTCGTCTCGCAGGCGGCGGGCGGCGGCCAGAGCAGCACCACCGCGCTCGCCGGCAGCACCGAAGCCGAGCAGTTCGCGCACCACTGA
- a CDS encoding WD40 repeat domain-containing protein, whose translation MLTAVALLSPLATAQQGQTLRAGELTVTLTPTQPDSNGWYRAGRLELQGTDEGIRGVETSRLRGAVLGELSPDGRWLSVLGTGGGYVQLWNVATAERQFTFLAHDKKSYDARLAAFSPDSRRLVFYSYPNELSLWDTATGVRVKLLSDVRKGGWWTADADAVFSPDGKTFVVTGGGGGAQLFDTRTGDLLQTFDRPCQSFGPGSPGGFWRGAVGATFSADGKNVAVLYAGGAARLYGVAGAGALAKASWKLDNFKPSQMRFWAGKLTLNGRELSGKTPNGLSFTLTF comes from the coding sequence ATGTTGACCGCCGTAGCGCTGCTGTCGCCGCTGGCCACCGCGCAGCAGGGACAGACGCTGAGGGCGGGCGAGCTGACCGTGACCCTGACGCCCACCCAGCCGGACAGCAACGGCTGGTACAGGGCGGGCAGACTGGAGCTTCAGGGGACGGACGAGGGGATTCGGGGGGTGGAAACTTCCCGGCTGCGCGGCGCGGTGCTGGGCGAACTCAGCCCGGATGGTCGCTGGCTGAGCGTGCTGGGGACGGGCGGCGGGTATGTCCAACTGTGGAACGTCGCCACTGCCGAGCGCCAGTTCACTTTCCTGGCGCACGATAAAAAGTCCTATGATGCCCGCCTCGCGGCCTTCTCGCCCGATTCGCGGCGGCTGGTCTTTTATTCCTACCCGAACGAACTGAGCCTCTGGGACACGGCGACAGGCGTGCGCGTCAAGCTCCTCAGCGACGTGCGAAAGGGAGGCTGGTGGACCGCCGATGCCGACGCCGTGTTCAGCCCGGACGGGAAAACCTTCGTGGTCACGGGCGGCGGGGGCGGGGCGCAACTGTTCGACACCCGCACGGGCGACCTGCTCCAGACCTTCGACCGGCCCTGTCAGTCTTTCGGCCCCGGTTCTCCCGGCGGCTTCTGGCGTGGGGCGGTGGGTGCTACCTTCAGCGCCGACGGCAAAAACGTGGCGGTGCTTTATGCGGGCGGCGCGGCGCGGCTGTACGGCGTAGCCGGGGCGGGGGCGCTGGCAAAAGCGAGCTGGAAACTGGACAACTTCAAACCCTCGCAAATGCGTTTCTGGGCTGGAAAACTGACCCTGAACGGGCGGGAACTGAGCGGCAAGACTCCGAATGGCCTGAGCTTCACGCTGACCTTCTGA
- a CDS encoding ion transporter — protein sequence MISPPPDPPHPDHRPPWRRWLGNLIFGLSTPAARAYDKIVIVLIVASVLAVTLESVPELSHAVRARLRQTEWVFTVMFTADYLLRLLGARRPLRYALSFYGLVDLLTILPSYLSLLFPGTQYLLVVRALRLLRVFRVFKLARYSDQAALIGEALQASREKIIVFFISVLSMVIVFGTLLYMVEGPESGFTSIPTSIYWAVVTVTTVGYGDISPKTGLGKFIATLAMLSGYAIIAVPTGIVTVGLQQAQEARRGRTCPQCGLSRHDADARFCKRCGENLPG from the coding sequence GTGATCTCGCCGCCGCCGGACCCCCCGCACCCCGACCACCGCCCGCCGTGGCGCCGCTGGCTGGGCAACCTGATTTTCGGCCTGAGCACCCCCGCCGCCCGCGCCTACGACAAGATCGTGATCGTCCTGATCGTGGCGTCGGTGCTCGCAGTGACGCTCGAAAGCGTGCCCGAGCTTTCGCACGCGGTCCGGGCGCGGCTGCGGCAGACCGAGTGGGTCTTCACGGTGATGTTCACCGCCGACTACCTGCTGCGGCTGCTCGGGGCGCGGCGGCCCCTGCGCTACGCCCTGAGTTTCTACGGCCTGGTGGACCTGCTGACCATCTTGCCGTCTTACCTCAGCCTGTTGTTTCCCGGCACCCAGTACCTGCTGGTGGTGCGGGCGCTGCGGCTGCTGCGGGTCTTCCGGGTGTTCAAACTCGCCCGCTACTCGGACCAGGCGGCCCTCATCGGCGAAGCACTTCAGGCCAGCCGCGAGAAAATCATCGTGTTTTTCATCTCGGTGCTGTCGATGGTTATCGTGTTCGGCACGCTGCTGTACATGGTCGAAGGCCCGGAAAGCGGCTTCACCTCGATTCCCACCAGCATCTACTGGGCGGTCGTGACCGTGACCACCGTCGGCTACGGCGACATTTCACCGAAAACCGGCCTGGGCAAGTTCATCGCCACGCTCGCCATGCTCTCGGGCTACGCGATTATCGCCGTGCCGACCGGCATCGTCACGGTGGGGTTGCAGCAGGCGCAGGAGGCCCGGCGGGGCCGTACCTGCCCGCAGTGCGGCCTGAGCCGGCACGACGCCGACGCGCGGTTTTGCAAGCGCTGCGGCGAGAACTTGCCGGGGTGA
- a CDS encoding SDR family oxidoreductase produces MTAEPAATSAPLSGPVAVIGCGWVGWPLARALLVAGAEVRGSATTPEKVAALRAEGVAATRLRLTPDTSPESDELTELLRGAHRLVLTVPPGRGPERERYAEYLSPVAQAAALHGVRQLIFTSSTGVYPNDPHVMTESDALATPDSPSPLLRAEAALAAAGVPLTVLRFAGLYGPGRPPGRFLAGRTEVGEGSAPVNLVHLDDCVGAVQHMLGGDFGGQTFNVCAAAHPLRRDFYPAAARALGLEAPSFAPHEGGGKIIGSEAFRAATGYHFRHDDPLSDLHTLGNGQGA; encoded by the coding sequence ATGACTGCCGAACCTGCCGCCACGTCTGCCCCGCTCTCTGGCCCCGTCGCCGTTATCGGCTGTGGCTGGGTGGGCTGGCCGCTCGCCCGCGCCCTGCTCGTCGCTGGAGCGGAGGTGCGCGGCAGCGCGACCACGCCAGAAAAAGTCGCGGCGCTGCGGGCGGAAGGCGTCGCGGCCACCCGGCTCAGGCTCACGCCGGACACGTCGCCCGAGAGTGACGAGCTGACCGAGCTGCTGCGCGGCGCTCACCGTCTGGTGCTGACGGTGCCCCCAGGCCGGGGACCGGAACGCGAGCGCTACGCCGAGTATCTGTCGCCCGTGGCCCAGGCCGCCGCGCTGCATGGGGTGAGGCAGCTCATTTTCACTAGTTCTACCGGCGTCTACCCCAACGACCCCCATGTGATGACCGAAAGCGACGCGCTGGCGACCCCCGATTCGCCTTCGCCGCTGCTGCGGGCTGAGGCGGCGCTCGCCGCTGCTGGCGTGCCCCTCACCGTGCTGCGCTTTGCCGGGCTGTACGGGCCGGGCCGCCCGCCGGGGCGGTTTCTGGCCGGGCGGACGGAAGTGGGAGAGGGGAGCGCCCCAGTCAACCTCGTGCATCTCGACGACTGTGTGGGTGCGGTGCAGCATATGCTCGGCGGCGATTTCGGCGGGCAGACCTTCAACGTCTGCGCGGCGGCGCACCCGCTCAGGCGCGACTTCTACCCGGCAGCGGCGCGGGCGCTGGGACTGGAAGCGCCCTCTTTTGCGCCGCATGAGGGCGGGGGCAAAATCATCGGCAGCGAGGCGTTCCGGGCCGCGACCGGCTACCACTTCCGGCACGACGACCCGCTGAGCGACCTGCATACGCTGGGCAACGGGCAAGGCGCCTGA
- a CDS encoding histone deacetylase family protein, which translates to MAHPFRAYSPADFHFPLPEGHRFPYYKYEGVRARLTGLLPILPTPQLRWADAGRAHDPLWLRRWRRGEVDRREQREFGLPWSPEVVTRALRAAGGSLAALHDAQSTGWGANLAGGTHHAFHDRAEGFCLVNDAAILTRIALDRGLARRVATLDLDVHQGNGTASLLTPEMAAGTAFTLSIHGERNYPFRKERSSLDLGLGDGVTDAEYLAVLTGQALPALDAYRPDLLLYLAGADVLAGDRFGRFALTLSGVSARNRAVFRWAQAAGVPIVTMMAGGYNSDHALTVEAHASVVLDGLDVLG; encoded by the coding sequence ATGGCCCACCCTTTTCGCGCCTACTCGCCCGCCGACTTTCACTTTCCGCTGCCCGAGGGCCACCGCTTTCCCTATTACAAGTACGAGGGGGTGAGGGCGCGGCTGACCGGACTGCTGCCGATTCTGCCCACCCCGCAACTGCGCTGGGCCGACGCAGGGCGAGCGCACGACCCGCTGTGGCTGCGGCGCTGGCGCAGGGGCGAGGTGGACCGGCGCGAGCAGCGCGAGTTCGGCCTGCCCTGGTCGCCGGAAGTGGTCACGCGGGCGCTGCGGGCGGCGGGCGGCAGTCTGGCCGCGCTCCACGACGCACAGAGCACGGGCTGGGGCGCCAACCTGGCCGGCGGCACCCATCATGCCTTTCATGACCGGGCCGAGGGCTTTTGCCTCGTCAACGACGCGGCGATTCTGACCCGCATCGCGCTCGACCGGGGGCTGGCGCGGCGGGTGGCGACCCTCGACCTCGACGTGCACCAGGGCAACGGCACCGCGAGCCTCCTCACGCCGGAAATGGCGGCGGGCACGGCGTTTACCCTCAGCATCCACGGCGAGCGCAACTATCCTTTTCGCAAGGAACGTAGTTCGCTCGACCTCGGTCTGGGCGACGGGGTGACGGACGCCGAGTATCTGGCGGTGCTGACGGGGCAGGCGCTGCCCGCGCTCGACGCTTACCGGCCCGACCTGCTGCTTTACCTCGCCGGGGCCGACGTGCTCGCCGGGGACCGCTTCGGGCGCTTTGCCCTGACGCTGAGCGGCGTGAGCGCACGCAACCGGGCGGTGTTTCGCTGGGCGCAGGCCGCCGGGGTGCCCATCGTGACCATGATGGCGGGGGGGTACAACAGCGACCACGCGCTGACCGTCGAGGCGCACGCGAGCGTGGTGCTCGACGGTTTAGACGTCCTGGGCTGA
- a CDS encoding cyclic nucleotide-binding domain-containing protein: MSPTPSAAAFAAAPLPESRRAVHRGETLYYAGDPSPTLYRLETGLLRAVRLSPQGRNLTVRHIQPGDIFGEEVLHGQPRTHQLVALTDAVVTPLHVEQLSVRDLWDVTRSLSLQLQRAVQGGIHVQDGDLRERIARYLLSLADSSLGGTHPGGQRFVRATHELIAEGTGATRESVSKLIGEMRDDGLLLPAYRCLTLTDEAELRRLSGLTEPS; this comes from the coding sequence ATGTCCCCGACCCCCTCGGCTGCGGCTTTTGCTGCGGCGCCCCTGCCTGAAAGCCGCCGCGCGGTGCACCGGGGCGAGACGCTCTACTACGCGGGGGACCCCTCGCCGACGCTCTACCGCCTCGAAACGGGGCTCTTGCGGGCGGTGCGGCTCTCTCCGCAGGGCCGTAACCTGACCGTGCGTCACATCCAGCCCGGCGACATCTTCGGCGAAGAAGTCCTGCACGGTCAGCCGCGTACCCACCAGCTCGTCGCGCTGACCGACGCGGTGGTCACGCCGCTGCACGTCGAGCAACTCAGCGTGCGCGACCTGTGGGACGTGACGCGCAGCCTCAGCCTGCAACTCCAGCGGGCGGTGCAGGGCGGCATTCACGTACAGGACGGCGACCTGCGCGAGCGCATCGCCCGCTACCTGCTCAGCCTCGCCGATTCGAGTCTCGGTGGCACCCACCCCGGCGGCCAGCGCTTCGTGCGCGCCACCCACGAACTCATTGCCGAGGGCACCGGCGCCACCCGCGAAAGCGTGAGCAAACTCATCGGCGAAATGCGCGACGACGGGCTGCTGCTCCCCGCCTACCGCTGCCTGACGCTGACCGACGAGGCCGAGTTGCGGCGGCTGAGCGGCCTGACCGAGCCGAGCTGA
- a CDS encoding IS1 transposase — protein sequence MSTELPLERFVCQNPACPAQHHAQHGTIKLRRRYGPHRRRLLKCTACGAEFSELKGTPYWNARCSQDTVDAVVEHVTHGNSFVTTGHLVGCHRTTVARIVRVAGSHARHLHDLNARDLKVTSIQADERYGFVGRKKEAVWDATVIDPSSKFLIQGEIGERTAALTQSLLKHARARLTDPHGLVLFTDGFLSYQTLFPEVFGRPYRPARQGSRGRFPKTAYRIPRSAAHVRIIKEYAGKRIVNVRTEIAAGTQVRVNEELQRLGYHKPNTSAVERQNATARRMNPHLARKSLAFARLRIHRVSLAHLVQGIYNWCRVQRGLRSKLDVPKGRQLYLQRTPAMTIGLTDHVWKVRDWLSQPQGVSCRA from the coding sequence GTGTCAACAGAGCTCCCACTCGAGCGTTTCGTCTGTCAGAACCCCGCCTGTCCAGCCCAGCATCACGCGCAACACGGCACCATCAAGCTCCGCAGACGATACGGCCCTCACCGCCGACGACTCCTCAAGTGCACCGCATGCGGTGCGGAATTCAGTGAACTCAAAGGCACGCCCTACTGGAATGCCCGCTGCTCACAGGACACCGTCGACGCCGTCGTCGAGCACGTCACCCACGGCAACAGCTTCGTCACCACAGGCCACCTGGTCGGGTGTCACCGCACCACGGTCGCGCGGATCGTCCGCGTTGCCGGAAGTCACGCGCGACACCTCCACGACCTGAATGCTCGTGACCTGAAGGTCACGAGCATTCAAGCGGACGAACGCTACGGATTCGTCGGGCGCAAGAAAGAGGCGGTATGGGACGCGACCGTCATCGATCCCAGCAGCAAGTTCCTGATCCAGGGCGAGATCGGCGAGCGCACCGCGGCCCTGACCCAGTCGCTCCTCAAGCACGCCAGGGCACGCCTGACAGATCCGCATGGACTCGTGCTGTTCACCGATGGATTTCTGTCGTACCAGACGTTGTTCCCTGAAGTGTTCGGCAGGCCGTATCGGCCTGCGAGACAAGGATCGCGTGGTCGATTCCCGAAGACCGCCTACCGGATCCCGCGTTCCGCAGCCCATGTCCGGATCATCAAGGAGTATGCCGGGAAGCGCATCGTAAACGTGCGCACCGAGATCGCGGCCGGCACTCAGGTTCGCGTGAACGAGGAGTTGCAGCGGTTGGGCTACCACAAGCCCAACACCTCGGCTGTGGAGCGTCAGAATGCCACGGCACGGCGGATGAACCCGCACCTGGCGAGGAAAAGCCTCGCGTTCGCGAGGCTGAGGATTCACCGGGTGAGCCTGGCTCATCTGGTGCAGGGGATCTACAACTGGTGCCGAGTTCAACGGGGTCTGCGGAGCAAGCTCGACGTCCCAAAGGGACGTCAGCTGTACCTCCAACGCACACCGGCCATGACCATCGGGCTGACCGATCACGTCTGGAAGGTGCGGGACTGGCTCTCACAGCCGCAGGGCGTCTCCTGTCGGGCATAG
- a CDS encoding DNA double-strand break repair nuclease NurA — protein MRIRLDPWPIDTFEGQLTLKPFAGLVFDVETDRWEAIPTLGIPESVREVLVVDGKPRMEARLLMDDDSGELHLAAFGAYVVGAVSLCPHGTRQAELLDVRARRVLAYSSDAPLEPARLSPRNPHTGVLDYEPYAFSGRQVEGPRAAVQKLMLQDEQKLSRQLASPIALEEGEADALPESLVLQDGPVRLGGGGSAVVGYVKTLHTDYLGADRIGLLSSLKCGERTPILRFRVGDRGGTFSEAEGREQRFTWYVRLCDAPFYQHPLAGIMRLEMHAPEDSSFVPAAVQQIADLSGALLSKLGSKLHKDSRAPQNLIPTAALEQAMNRSMGNLELVTRRIRTHLVTQGVVA, from the coding sequence ATGCGTATTCGTCTGGACCCCTGGCCTATCGATACTTTTGAGGGGCAACTGACGCTGAAACCCTTTGCCGGACTGGTCTTCGACGTGGAAACCGACCGCTGGGAGGCGATTCCCACCCTCGGCATCCCGGAGTCCGTGCGCGAGGTGCTGGTGGTGGACGGCAAACCCCGCATGGAGGCGCGGCTGCTGATGGACGACGACTCGGGCGAGCTGCACCTCGCGGCGTTTGGGGCGTATGTGGTGGGGGCCGTGAGCCTGTGTCCCCACGGCACGCGGCAGGCCGAGTTGCTCGACGTGCGGGCGCGCCGGGTGCTTGCCTACAGCTCGGACGCGCCGCTCGAACCTGCCCGCCTCAGCCCACGCAACCCACACACCGGGGTGCTGGACTACGAGCCGTATGCTTTTTCCGGGCGGCAGGTGGAAGGCCCGCGCGCCGCCGTGCAAAAGCTGATGCTGCAAGACGAGCAGAAACTCAGCCGCCAGCTCGCCTCACCCATCGCGTTGGAGGAAGGCGAAGCCGACGCCCTGCCCGAATCGCTGGTGCTGCAAGACGGCCCGGTGCGCCTCGGCGGGGGCGGCAGCGCGGTGGTGGGCTACGTCAAGACGCTGCACACCGACTATCTGGGTGCCGACCGCATCGGCCTGCTGAGCAGCCTGAAATGCGGCGAGCGCACGCCCATCCTGCGCTTCCGGGTGGGGGACCGGGGGGGCACCTTCAGCGAGGCCGAGGGCCGCGAGCAGCGCTTTACCTGGTACGTGCGGCTGTGCGACGCGCCGTTTTACCAGCACCCGCTCGCCGGCATCATGCGGCTGGAAATGCACGCGCCGGAAGACAGTTCCTTCGTGCCCGCCGCCGTGCAGCAGATTGCCGACCTCTCGGGGGCGCTGCTAAGCAAGCTGGGCAGCAAGCTTCACAAGGACAGCCGCGCCCCGCAAAACCTGATTCCCACGGCGGCGCTCGAACAGGCGATGAACCGCAGCATGGGCAACCTCGAACTCGTCACCCGGCGCATCCGCACCCACCTGGTGACGCAGGGGGTGGTGGCGTGA
- a CDS encoding ATP-binding protein encodes MVLGTEDVTPTVFWFAVSHGASVGLDDLVVVETRKPDGTPVRFYGLVDNVRKRHEGVTFESDVEDVVAGLLPASVSYAARVLVTRVDPENFIPPQPGDHVRHAAGRELAMALSADKMEEAAFPGGLLADGQPLPLNFRFINGESGGHINISGISGVATKTSYALFLLHSIFRSGVMDRTAQGSGGRQSGTAGGRALIFNVKGEDLLFLDKPNARMVEKEDKVVRAKGLSADRYALLGLPAEPFRDVQLLAPPRAGAAGTAIVPQTDQRSEGVTPFVFTIREFCARRMLPYVFSDASASLNLGFVIGNIEEKLFRLAAAQTGKGTGLIVHDWQFEDSETPPENLDFSELGGVNLQTFEQLISYLEYKLLEEREGEGDPKWVLKQSPGTLRAFTRRLRGVQKYLSPLIRGDLTPEQAEGYRPDPLRRGIQLTVVDIHALSAHAQMFVVGVLLREVFEYKERVGRQDTVFVVLDELNKYAPREGDSPIKDVLLDIAERGRSLGIILIGAQQTASEVERRIVSNAAIRVVGRLDLAEAERPEYRFLPQSFRGRAGILQPGTMLVSQPDVPNPVLVNYPFPAWATRRDEVDDLGGKAAAEVGAGLLR; translated from the coding sequence ATGGTGCTCGGCACCGAGGACGTGACCCCCACCGTCTTCTGGTTCGCAGTCAGCCACGGCGCGAGCGTGGGCCTCGACGATTTGGTGGTGGTGGAGACCCGCAAGCCCGACGGCACCCCGGTGCGCTTTTACGGGCTGGTGGACAATGTGCGTAAGCGGCACGAGGGCGTCACCTTCGAGTCGGACGTGGAGGACGTGGTGGCGGGGCTGCTGCCCGCGTCGGTGAGCTACGCCGCGCGGGTGCTCGTCACGCGGGTGGACCCCGAGAACTTCATCCCCCCGCAGCCGGGCGACCACGTGCGGCACGCGGCGGGCCGCGAACTCGCCATGGCGCTGAGTGCCGACAAGATGGAGGAAGCCGCGTTTCCCGGTGGCCTGCTGGCCGACGGGCAGCCGCTCCCGCTCAACTTCCGCTTCATCAACGGCGAGTCGGGCGGGCACATCAACATTTCCGGCATTTCGGGCGTGGCGACAAAGACGAGTTACGCACTGTTTTTGCTGCATTCCATCTTCCGCAGCGGTGTGATGGACCGCACCGCGCAGGGTAGCGGCGGGCGCCAGAGCGGGACGGCGGGGGGCCGCGCCCTAATTTTCAATGTCAAGGGCGAGGACCTGCTGTTTCTCGACAAACCCAACGCCCGCATGGTGGAAAAAGAAGACAAGGTGGTGCGGGCCAAGGGGCTGTCCGCCGACCGTTACGCGCTGCTGGGGCTGCCCGCCGAGCCCTTCCGCGACGTGCAACTGCTCGCGCCGCCGCGTGCCGGGGCCGCTGGGACTGCCATCGTGCCGCAGACCGACCAACGCAGCGAGGGGGTCACGCCCTTCGTCTTCACCATCCGCGAGTTCTGCGCCCGGCGGATGCTGCCCTACGTGTTTTCCGACGCCTCGGCCAGCCTCAACCTCGGCTTCGTCATCGGCAACATCGAGGAGAAACTCTTCCGACTCGCGGCGGCGCAGACGGGTAAGGGGACTGGGCTGATCGTCCACGACTGGCAGTTCGAGGACAGCGAGACGCCGCCCGAAAATCTCGACTTTTCCGAACTCGGTGGGGTCAATCTCCAGACCTTCGAACAGCTGATTTCCTACCTCGAATACAAGCTGCTCGAGGAGCGCGAGGGCGAGGGCGACCCCAAGTGGGTGCTCAAGCAGTCGCCCGGCACGCTGCGGGCCTTTACCCGGCGGCTGCGCGGGGTGCAGAAGTACCTCTCGCCCCTGATTCGCGGCGACCTGACCCCCGAGCAGGCCGAGGGGTACCGGCCCGACCCGCTGCGGCGCGGGATTCAGCTCACGGTGGTGGACATCCACGCGCTCTCGGCGCACGCGCAGATGTTCGTGGTGGGCGTGCTGCTGCGCGAAGTCTTCGAGTACAAGGAGCGGGTGGGGCGGCAAGACACCGTGTTCGTGGTGCTCGACGAGTTGAACAAGTACGCCCCGCGCGAGGGTGATAGCCCCATCAAGGACGTGCTGCTCGACATCGCCGAGCGTGGCCGCAGCCTGGGCATCATCCTTATCGGCGCGCAGCAGACCGCCAGCGAGGTGGAGCGGCGCATCGTGTCCAACGCCGCCATCCGGGTGGTGGGCCGCCTCGACCTCGCCGAAGCCGAGCGGCCCGAGTACCGCTTTTTGCCGCAGAGCTTCCGGGGCCGCGCCGGGATTTTGCAGCCCGGCACCATGCTCGTCAGCCAGCCCGACGTGCCCAACCCGGTGCTCGTCAACTACCCTTTCCCCGCCTGGGCCACCCGCCGCGACGAGGTGGACGACCTCGGGGGCAAGGCGGCGGCGGAGGTGGGGGCGGGGCTGCTGCGCTGA